The Rhizobium rhizoryzae DNA segment AAGCATAAACCAGCCGAGAGAGGCTTCCGAAGGCACAAGCTCACGGAAGGACCAGAAGGCAGGCTGGTTGAATGTTTCAGTCGGGAAAAGCAGAACGATCCCGAACATGATCATATGACCGGAAAGAAACCATTCGTGCATTCGAGGCCCGAACCGTTCCGAGATCCGAACCCAAAGACCAGGACCAACATAGCCGGCACTCATTTAGCGCCACCGTGCCGCCCGCATTCCGCGCGCGTCCAGATGCCACCGGCACAAATGCCGACAACAGTTCTATCAATCTTGCGCTGATCTTCTGCAGTGGCACCACGCGCGCCGATAAGATCCGTTCCGACCACGCGCCTAAGGCCGCTTACATCGGCCGGATGCGAAGTCCCACAGGCCGACAGGACAGGCATCAAAGCCGCTGCGAGCATCATCCGAATTCTTAGCCGCTTCATTGTTCTGCCTTTCGACCTGATTGCGGGTAGCATCACCGGCCGCGCGCCAAAGCCAGCCGATGAAAAGAGCGATAAGGAGAAGCGTGACCAGCGCGCCGATCAGGCGAGGGTTCGCCATGTCACGCCTCGATTTCCTGCCGAATGACCTTGAAGCGCTGGACAATCCAGCGACCAGCAACCAGCAGAACGACCACACTCAAAACCGCCGCCGCGATCATGATCAGTTGGGTTTCACGGTCGAAACCCGCTAACCAGGTGAAGAGGCCAGCGAGCGAGAAGCCGCCGCCGAAGATCGTTGAAAGCCAGTTGGTCTTTTGCTTCACTTCCTTATCGACCGAGGCGGGAACCACCGGCTTTTCAACCGGCCGCTCTTCGATCACGGGCGCGGATCTCACGGCCGCATCAAGAGGCGCTTGCGATCTGGCAACCAGATCATTGAAGAGAGCGGCGCGGGTTTTCGGGCCTATGTCGCCGTCAACCGCAAGACCCTTGTCACGCTGATAACGGCGGATATCGTCCGGCTTTACGCCGTAGCCACAGACAACCAGCGCCAGACGGCCGAAGCATTCGAGCCGGTCAGCAAGCCCGTTCTTGCCGCCGTTGATCTTCTTCGTGATTGTCTCGATATCGTTTTGATCTGCCCACCGATTGAGGTTGCGGGTTGACCAGTAATAGAGAGCAACAAGCCCTTCCCACGGGTCAGTGTTGACCAGTTCCGGCCGCGCTACAAAGTCAGGCGGATTATAGCCCTTCTTTTTGCACCAGTCGCGGAAGGCAATGTAATTTGCCTTTCCAGTTAGCTGGATAGGGCCACGGCCAAGATAAAGGCGACCATCACCGTCCTTTTCCGGCGTGTTTCCGAGATCCGGCCGAATATCATAGCGCTCTTGCGCTGGCGTCGGCCCCCACACTTCGACATCGAAATGGAAGTAACCGCTTTCGTGCATCAGCTGCGCAAGGAAGTGCACAAGCCGATGAAGCCGGTTCAAGCCGAAATCATCGCCGTATTTCTGAAGTGCGATCAGGACAGAGTTGACGTTAT contains these protein-coding regions:
- a CDS encoding peptidoglycan-binding protein, coding for MNVPITAQQIRAASKGQGKADNVNSVLIALQKYGDDFGLNRLHRLVHFLAQLMHESGYFHFDVEVWGPTPAQERYDIRPDLGNTPEKDGDGRLYLGRGPIQLTGKANYIAFRDWCKKKGYNPPDFVARPELVNTDPWEGLVALYYWSTRNLNRWADQNDIETITKKINGGKNGLADRLECFGRLALVVCGYGVKPDDIRRYQRDKGLAVDGDIGPKTRAALFNDLVARSQAPLDAAVRSAPVIEERPVEKPVVPASVDKEVKQKTNWLSTIFGGGFSLAGLFTWLAGFDRETQLIMIAAAVLSVVVLLVAGRWIVQRFKVIRQEIEA